Below is a genomic region from Fundulus heteroclitus isolate FHET01 chromosome 5, MU-UCD_Fhet_4.1, whole genome shotgun sequence.
GTCTTCCATGTGTTGTTGTAGACTTTGCAGTGATAGCTGAGCCACAACAATGCTGAGATCTACACAAAGAAGCATGTTGCACACTATGAACGTTGATTCAAGAAAGGTTACCAAAAGGAGCCACAGAGGACACCACATGTGTCATGTCTGCTTTAAAATATGATCATATATGAATTAAATTTAATGGTAGAACCACATAATTcaaactattaaaaataaacgtAGCTAGTTAGACGCTTTGACCACCATATTTGCTTTCATCACATTCACTAGGTTTATgatctaataaataaaatgagcacATTGCCAATCTTACAGTTGTTTGTGCTTCTACCTGTTAAATGTTCTTTATAATGATATCTGTATGTTAATTCATCATACTACTCACGGTTCAGGAGTCAAACAATGACACGTTCTTCACACATCTCCGAACACACACCCACTCTGCTGACAAACTAATGTTCTGTAAAACTCCACAGCTTTCTTATTTATATAACAACTCAAAGATTAAGTGCTAAAATTTACTGTTACCGCTCATTGCTagtcttgtgttttaaaaagaacaggACCTTCACgattaatccgaatacattgtGTGCTTTAAATGGTTTGACAACAAACCATTTAAAATGATTCTTttaggggagttttttttttttctgtttgaacaAATATCAAGGATTCACGAatcttaaatctttttttttctcaatccgGTTTAAGTTTGGCTGGtttaagtgttttaaaataaaaataatctaatgCAATTAAGAGTCCTCAAAAACAAATTATAGAAGAAAACTCGATTACTGGCCCTGTTCATTTCCCTACAGTGCGTACTTTTTTTAACACTGGGGGGCACTGGGGGGCGCTGCTTCCTATCGACTGAACATGAAAACAGAAAGTAGAAGATTTCGTTTGGAAGGAACTTTCTAATTTGAATGCAATCTGTTTGTCAACATCCATCCTCTTCTCTACCCACTTATTATAGGGTCAAAAGTGGGGCTTGGGTCTTTGTCCAACCACCAAAGGACAAAGGAGGGGTGCACTCTAAGCAGTTGGCACGCATATTATAGTAATTTACTGCATGCAGGGTTTacattaacctgactctcgccagatggatgtagttctgaCGAACAGTCGAGATACAGGTTAGGCTTACATTATGTATATTAGTGATATTATTAAGTCAGTGGTTCTAAAAAGCATAAACATACCCCTATGAAATACCAGGGTTTTGTAATCTAAAAACAATGTCATGCCAAAtccttttaaaaattttaaacatataatgaaacatttatccagcactgcaaaaagttaactaaaagtaagtaaacctGTTTGGAAATGAGcgtatttgagcaggtaaataagattatctaccaatggaatgagtattttcacccctaaaaaagataattagacatactccGTTGacataagatgatgaagatgagttgttcctattttaagtgcaaaaatctaattccatCGGCAGACCTTTTaaacttacctgctcaaatcaaggacaaatacactaatttcaagaaaattacttttagttcccctttttgcAGTCTTTACAATtccaactgaaaaacaaaccagTCCGTTAAAAGAAagattaaagtttaaaaatagcaactggttgtgtgtgtgtgtgcacagcCTTATGGCGAATACTTTCGTTGAACCACCTGTTGATTAATTTGTTGGCATTCATTCTTCTTTGCTAGGAATTAGACGGCTTCCATCATCTTCTCTCTGGGATATTTGTCCACTCTACCTTGTAAAGAGTTCTGCTGCCACAGCCATGTTTACCAGTACACATGTTTGGTGATACTCAGTGTTGTTCTCCAACTTGGTTTTGGAGATTTTACGCAGGTCTGGATGTTTCTTGCAACCCTGTCCTTTAGCGTACACACTTATGTAACCACATTTTAGCacactttatttttatacatttcctCTACCAACagattttagtttagtttagtaaaTGTCATATTAAAGGGACATATCATGGTTTTcacttcttccttttcacagttAAATCtttcagctgtggtctatataaagtaaCCAATAAATGCTTTGATCTTAATTCTtcattaatttacccccacattcccACTTTTTATCCATGTTCAGCTCCAcaacaaatactgtgacataatagtaataaaaaacataatggaaaacagagaaaactgaacggcttgaaaaatatgacccaaaaagagcATAAAGATATCtctgcagcacctggacagactacatttaacatttttgcactCCTGGatactccaagtacacaaccaAATGTATTCAAGGGCTAAAAAAATGctatttgctttatttgtctCCCTTTAAGGGTTAAATAAATCTTACAATTATTTATGATCCTGTACTTTCACTTCACAAACCCGTGGTAGTTTAACAGTGGTTTATACACTTCTTAGAGTTACTGTAtgatataaaaacaaagataataTGTGTTAAACCATGAACGTTATATCACTATTTAACATAAAATGTCTACGTGGCCTTCAAGGTTCCCGTTTTGACAATTTCTCAAATGCATGTTGGCTGATCCAAACGTCTGCCACTGAGGTAAAGAACAACGTCATCCATGGTTTCTCGCGCAGGATCATTAAAGTTTGGTTTCTAAGTACGTTGTtggtcttttctttttaaaagctgtGGGGGTTGGGTTAGTATGCTTGATTTATTGCTTATTTTACACGTTTTGGCCATAATTTCATAACGATCATCTACCTGGAAATCTAATCTTGAAGTTCTACATTTTGTCTCCAGGTAATCTTCTCCTCATTTCTtgttctattcttttttttttaaaaaccaacacctccttttctttttgtttactttCTGTTTCCATCACAGCAAGCCTTCTGCTGTGGAATACCACAGACAGTATACAGGTTCTTTATTTCTATCCAGAACATTGTCACTGAGCCCACactcttctgtttttctgtcgGAAACTGCAACAGAAATGGCACCAGGGGATTTCTGTGCTGGTGATAGAGGCCGGCAGTTATCAACGAATCAGAAGGTTTCATGTTGTTTCTAGGTAGATTAAAAGTTAAACGAGTGCCAATGGCCTGTCTACTACCAAGTAAAATAGAGtcccatacaaaaaaaaatcatttaaattttaCATATTCACCCATAGTGGGATAGATACTGGGATTAAAGTCAATCCGTTGTTAACAAAGTTTGTCTTTCATGTAATAAAAGAGAACAGTGGGCAGTTAACGGtatgtttaatattttgtaGAGACAAAATGACTGGGACCTGATTTTACAGTCAACTCAAACTCTACTAATGTACACCCACAGCTATTTTATGAAATACATTACAGCAgtacatttaaaatcaaaatcaaagagtgaatttcttttttgctaagctaacattagctcATATTTCTCTTGGAGTCCACAATGGACACTGTAGATGTACTGATTTCCATGATTTACAATGAGTCCCTTCCACATTTCAACATTATTCTCTATCAGTCAACGATTTACTAGCACATTtgaggagttaaaaaaaaaaaaacacgcagcTAACCTGCCAGCTGCAGGTGATTGGCGCTCCTGTAATAACCGTGGAAAGTCTGGGGGCAAATGATGTAATTAATAGCTGGTTGAAAGCTTGTGGTGTGTGTTCACCATCACCACAGTGGCTGTGGTGCGGCTGCAGGTTCAGGACGGGTTATTTGTGTTGTCAGGACTCCCTTTTGTATACATACATACCTACTCATACATGATGTATGTGTATAATTTAGTATTTTGCTGAAACGCTTAAGGACATTTTGGAATCCTAAATCCTGTTtggtacaagaaaaaaaaaaaacttcacttaaTGAAAGCGAGGCGTGTGCGTGCATACTGCAGAAACTACAGGCCTCTCACTTCTCTTGGCTTGCTGACGCCCACAGCTCCTATCTTCTGCTGTTATACAGTTAAAACCACAGGAAGCTGTTGAGGGGGTGAGGGTTGTTTACATGTAATTTCACTTGCTCTGTCACAGACGGCGGTGAAGATTTCCATCAGGTTTGATACAAGTGCGCTCCTAAAAATCGACTAAGTCTGTGGCGAACACTGAGACACAATGAGAACCCTTTGTGTCTTCTGCTGTCTTTTCACAGGTAAGTCTGTCTGTAATGGGTAATGGCTATTTTGACggtaattcattttaaaatgctaaaacaaaatgcaatatAATGAGAAACGACGTTCACAGTTACGGTGACACTGGCTGCTGAGATTAACGTGGAGGGAACTGAAGGCGGAGAAGTCTCATTCAAGTGCTCTCACAAACTGGCAAGTAACAACAAAAAGTACTTTTGCAAAAAGCCGTGTGAAAACAAGGACAAACTGGTGGACATATCGCCTGGTGAAATGAAAACGTCTGGAAGGATAACGCTGGTCGACTCTGGCGACGGCTCCTTCACCGTTTCCATCAAACATCTTGAGCTGTCAGACTCACAGCTGTACTACTGCGCTGTGATCAGGTCCGTGCACAATACGTACACGTCAGTGAAGCTTACGGTACATGAGGGTAAGTGTGTTATAACTTcagttttagccatttttttctttttatctgttgCTGCTTGTTGTCAATGTGGGGATTGTACGCATGTCCAGGTGTGTGAGCACTTATTCGTTTTTGAGCAATTAACTAGAAAATAGTTACGCAAAATATATTTGTCAGTATGGTTAAATATGTGTGAATTGGAACATCCATTGGGCTTCCCTGCAAGTTTATAAATCATTTTCCTGATGGATAACTCAGATGGTTACCGGCTGGATGAACTCAGATTTAAAAAGGTTATTGACTCTTCATGGCAGAATTTGGCTCCTTTCAGCtcttcaatatttataaatagAAACTGTCTCAACTAGCCATAACCAGTCGTAAGCCAATCAAAAATCAGTTCTGATGAATGAATCCTCTATCTATCTAAGGGAACGATTCAGTCCTACACTCAAGGAAGCAAAGAGGATTCTGCATGTTTATAAAAATTAGGATTTATCAATCTAATTAGatgaaataatatattttactaCTGCTCACACAGTGGCAgaaagtaaaatatatatatttacttatATACACAGAacgaaacacacacacacacacacacacacacacaatgtgaTTTACGTGATCAAaagtctatttttatttaaaggttgtcattttattagaagttTAATGCAGGCGTTTTCCTCCCAGTTTATTCTAATTTGAAAGACCTGATTGGGGAAGTGAATTTATAGAGACTGGCTTAAAAACTCAAATTCACTTGGTCCTGAAAATCCACATCAGAAGAAAGGAGGCGTTAGTGTGGTCTGAAATCAGACTTTTGTGTCCCCTCTCCCTCAGAATCCACTTTAGACCATGGTAGGTGCACATCAGCCACTGTGAAAGGTGGAAATCTTGACACATCGCTGCCATTCCGGCAAGTAGATCAGACTGGCCGGAGTTTCCCCGGGCACCGGGCCTTTAATGTCTTGGTAATCTCTCAGTTTGGATAGGTCTAGAATGAAATTgataataagaaaaagaaacctTACTGGTTAAGATGAAGCTTGTCTCTCCAGTTGAACAGTAACGGAATAAAAGAAACTCTTCcaggatgcaaaaaaaaaaaaaaaaaaaaaagcaaactggcTAATCAGGCAATACTGTTTCAATCGGGCAGAACTTTATGGACCATCTTTCTTCCCTTTTCCATCAGAATTTATAAACACTTACAAGGAGTTGTCAGCTGCCGGGGGCAGAGACGGCTCCAATCAATGATGACTCAGTCAGAAGACGATTTTATATTATGTGAACAAAATCATGCTAACAAATCAATAATCAAATCAAATTGATTCAAGCAACCTTTGGATCCTTTTttcagaagtgaaaaaaaaccccGGAAAAGACTAATGAATCTAATCACTGCATTCATGATAAATATCTCAGAccaaaaaagttttgaacattCGAGATTAACATGTAGTGATTCTTTTAGGTTTGAACACAATACTCATCAGAGTTACcaattattgaaaatgttttgttaatttctaaatgagacaaaaaagaTCAATCATATTTAAAGTACACACTTAACAACAGACATTGAGGCAATTTCTTTTTGCATGAATGGTGTCCCTGAAGAGTGAAGATTTGAGCCACAGAGCACCAGGACTAACGTCTATGGCATTAATCAAGGCCTATCTATCATATTCACTGGATTAGAATATAAtagaaaagtatttataccagtAACTCACTTCAATCAAACACATTACATAGGTTAACTACACAAAGACGggtgttttcaagcctttaacTATGTTAATTAGTATAGTAAAACAGGACATTTATGTgggtttaatgaaaagtatatatatatatatatatatatatatatatatatatatatatatatatatatatatatatatatatatatatatatatataaagtgaaGGAGCAGATGTAAAGTCTCAAAATCTGAAAACCGTCTTCTGTGTCATTTTTCTTAACAGCTTTTAAAACAACTGTTCCTCCCATTGCTACTTCCCCCTGGTTTACGAACGTCACCAACGCAAGAAAGACGACAAACGTAATGGGAACAAATACAACAAGAGATTTCTTAAAAAGTAAGAATGGATTTTATGTCTTATACAAGTccttaaaagttgaaatgtatGTAATCTATTTCCTTATGTTTGCTTACAGATGTGAACGGTACTACTGCAGATGGAACTAGCACCAACCTCAGTGGGTAGCTCTTTAGACATCTCTTTTACAACGTTGACATGAAAACAATCTGATAAGTGACTTTATCTCTCATCTGATCAGGCCCCATGCTGTTTGCTGCAGCCGGGACCACTGCTGCACTCATAATTTTCATACTGACTATGTACTTCAGGAAACGCAGAGAAAGCTCGAAACCTCAGCTTCATGTTCCCCCCCACAACAAAGACCCCAGGAGTAAGGTCAGGATGTCTCCTTGCAGCACATGTGTCTTGCTTGAGAAACGTACTCGCTCTAAACAGCAGACTAGTTGATGCTGAGCTACTTTCTCTTCCTGGTTTCAGAGGTGGAACTTCTGAAAGGGAATTTTTGTAAAAGCGGCATCTCTCTGTGTCTccctttaaaagattttttttaaaaaaaggtgccAGCTTTTGTGTAGGGGTGCTTCACAGCCACATCTGTCTGTATCAACTGGGTGTTGAATCTGGGGTAACCGTTTGACATTTTATAATGTCAATCATTTCTCAGTTACTCACTCACTCCTACAACAGCAGAAAATTTGCGTCACAAACTCCGCCTTGCAGTGGTGCCTATAAGTACCTTGAAtgggaatttctttttttaggcaaattttccttttacattttgttctgGCTTGGAGCTCCCAGATAGTTAATTCAATTTCTGTCTGTGTTTgacctaaaaaacaaaagaaagaaaagaaaacgagTCAAGAACTGAGCACTAAAGCACATTCAAAAAGTAGTCACAGTACTGGTGAGTCTGCAGTTCTAATATTATATCAAAAGATGATGGTGAATTTGTCCACTATTGAGCAGGAAGTCATCCGAAATTAGTGGAGACTTAAACTGGCACCataccaaaacatttaaaagcccTCTGGGTTGAACAAGACACATAACTAAAATTCCTTACAGCATTATTGTTATGTGACTAATAACTATATATAActaagttatatatatatatatatatatatatatatatatatatatatatatatatatatatatatataaataataataatataaataaattattatttatataattattataaataaaataattaatattttctcATTAGACTGAAATTACTCTGCTGAAGGTAATTATTTTCCCTAATTATGGATACAGCTTATCATAAAAAAGGAATGCAATTTATAGTtgtaaatcacaatattaaccCCTTATTTTACATTGAATGCATATATTTGAAGTAGGTTCTTACTAAATCTACAATTATCCTATTAGTAATCACACaaagatatttaaatgtttaattaggaaaagaaacaaaaactacacataaaaatgaagaaatgtgAACATGCTTGTTGATTTTTCTGCATAATTATGAGCTGTAATTACCATCTCAGCATTAAAACTCTAGACTGGTTTAGGTTTTACGTAGCCCAGCATAGTTTCTGTGTCTGTCTAGGTGACCAAGCATCCCCCTCTGCTACTCTGTTGTATGGTGTCCCACAGGGCTCAATTTTAGTCCACCTCCTCTTTATGCAGTATCTACTCCCTCTTGGCTCGTTTTTTACAAAATTAGATCTCCTTTAATCATTATGTAAATTATACCCAGATATACTGTATGTCCTGCTGAACAAGAAGGACATCAACTCTAAACTCTTTGTGTCCTAGCTTGGACTCATTGATGTTATTGGCGGTTTATTATAGTGTAATGTGACTGTTTCTTCCTGTGTGTGTATAAAGTGTcagtaaataaaactgttataatatatatatatatattgtgtgtatatatatatatatatatatatacacacacacacacacacacacacacacacacacacactagtaCATactgtgtatatgtatacatatataatcTCCAACATGGCCCGATGTTTATTCTCAAAAAATGTCACGACGTACAAGCGTGTCCAAGACAGACTTTAAGGCCTTGTTTGCCAAATAAATTTCCAGCTTGTATCTACAAATGCAAGCCAAAATGGAAAGTATAGTGGAAAAACATTGCAGCCAAATCTTAACCAAGTTAATCATACGTGACAAACATAATTGGGCACAAGCTCCTTTGATGACGGTCCTTTGTGTTTTCATGCCAGACTGTTATCTCTGACTCATCATCAGCCAGCTTACAGAAATTGCCTCCTTGTGATGTCGCCACTCAACATGAGAGTTTCATAAACGTATGTTGGCGGCACATGACATTTGAGATAGTAAATCATGAAATTAAAGCTCCTGCTTCCCATGGTTATGTAGCAGTCCTAAAACTATTTTGTAAGCAGGATTCAGGTTCAAATTCTTTCTTTCCTATAAAAGGCACTAATCTAAGAAAATGTTGTTTGCATGTTTATGGAAAAGGACAAGGTTATTTTTGTAACATCTATGTTTAGGGAAGTTACAATATCCTTCGGCTATGGTTTCTTTTCACAAAAAAGCATGGCCAAAAAAGCTCATAACCCACATGAATTCTGCAACACAACACACAACTAGAGACAGgtaacaaattatattttatacatTAATTTAATATGATTAGATTTGTTttataagatttattttttcttcaaaaaatgtTTGGGTATTTGATGTCAGGTGTAACATTTAAAGATCAcctgaatgaaaaacaaacaggtgTAACTAATAGCCCCAGCACACTATTTTGTATCTGCCTTtgattttaaaagcattttaaaagcaaattttacAGCAATGATCCAATGTTTACTAATCTCAAGCTATGCTATGCAGACGCCTTGTTTTTGGACTTATAAAGTGTCACTCACCTCAGAATGCTGAATGCTTGACTTGATACTCCAACTATTTTATGATTCATTTGACCACTTGGGGTCAGTCTTAGGCTCGTTTTAGGACATTAAAGTTTTTAGCACAGGATTTTTAGAAAATCAGTAAAGAAAGACAGTGACATCACAGTAAAATTTacttaaactgtttttactgcATTCAGAAAATACATGTGGCTTCAGCCcaatacacacacactgtaTAAGAAAGGGGTGCATTATAGGCCTTGCACACTTCATATGTAGGATAGTACTCCTGATGACacttgtatttatttctttatctaAAACATGTTTGTGGATATGTCAACATTTTGTATGTCAAAAGATAAGAAATAAGCGCATAATCAGCTTAAGGTTTTCAAATCCATGAGTTTGCTAATctatttcttctcctttttcagATGAGTGAAAGTAAATGTGATGAAATCACTGCTAAAAGGTCATCTGAGGGCATATCTGTCAGTATTAACCACCTAAGGCAGGGTGCGCAAATATCTTCCGGTCCAGGAATTGAAGGCTCAGTTTCCCTTCCCATTTATGAAAACCTCTCTTGCACCAGCGGTGCTTCTGGTTCAAGACATTCAACTGCAGACCAGCAAAACATCAATGATATGGAACACAGGATCTACATCACTCCATTGCCTTGGGCAGCACCAGAAAGGGCAGCACCAGAAAGGACACCTGGCAGCTTTGACAGAAACTCAACAGAACCATTAAGGCTAGAGACAGCCAACCGAATAAACAGTGTATCTCAGTCTGTCTCCACTGAACCGCCTGCCAGATCGGTTTGGTTTGGTTTAGATGTATCACAAATAAATCCTGTTTAGGATGGTTTGTAATACTACTACTTAGCAAGTGTACTATACCCAGGACTTTTATGCTTTGTTAGTCATgaatggtaaaaataaaacatctactGTCAGTTATGAAGAAATTTGAGGGGAAATAGTAAATTATATTACATGGTATATTTTAGTGAAATGATTCATTCAGCGTTTTAAGAATAATATGCTAACAATGAAATTTATAGAACGAATAACACTTTTCCTAAACACTTTGTATATATGAGTTATGAAGctgaaatattgtgttttgtgtaaccACATGTTAGCAAAAACAAGCTGCTTATTTATTTCTGGCCTTCTAACAAATTATGTGACTGTTACTATATAAATGTATTGCATTTGTACTTAACACTGATAGATGTTCACCTAAAGTGTCAAAGGGTGTACATGTGTTGTCTGGGCCATTGTTCATTATCCTTAAATGTGTAAATCCTCATAACTTTTCtcagtaaaaatgtgtaaaatagaaatattaaaggagctataagtaatactgacagtTTGTGGCTGAAATCAGTACagcagcttgccaatcacaacaatctaatatgccatttttaaacagtgtgttgcTGGTGtaaatttttacttccacaagtAGAGGTACTGTATATGACGTTGTATTctcttctatttctggtctgcttctcttactggcttccatgttagcagactgctgctcttttgccaagataaaataccaaatgctgcgctctgtgttgggaactctcatgtgattggctaaggaaccaggaagtaaacggGCTACAGTCTGAACTAAAGTAGTTCCGGACAGTACCTCAAagtttgaaatgagaaaaacttgactaagacatt
It encodes:
- the LOC105929242 gene encoding CMRF35-like molecule 1, giving the protein MRTLCVFCCLFTVTVTLAAEINVEGTEGGEVSFKCSHKLASNNKKYFCKKPCENKDKLVDISPGEMKTSGRITLVDSGDGSFTVSIKHLELSDSQLYYCAVIRSVHNTYTSVKLTVHEAFKTTVPPIATSPWFTNVTNARKTTNVMGTNTTRDFLKNVNGTTADGTSTNLSPMLFAAAGTTAALIIFILTMYFRKRRESSKPQLHVPPHNKDPRSKMSESKCDEITAKRSSEGISVSINHLRQGAQISSGPGIEGSVSLPIYENLSCTSGASGSRHSTADQQNINDMEHRIYITPLPWAAPERAAPERTPGSFDRNSTEPLRLETANRINSVSQSVSTEPPARSVWFGLDVSQINPV